CCGGATAACATCTCCAAGACCGTGCATCCAAAGGCCCACACGTCCGCTCCAAAGTCCACAAAGCCATGCCCAATAAGCTCCGGAGACATGTACCTCGTGGTGCCTCTCTTGTGGCCGTATCCGTTACCGTACTCGACCGACCCTTTCTCCATAGCTAATCCAAAATCTCCAATCTTGGTCAAGTACCCGGTAGACCTGAACCGGACAGCGGTAGGGGAGAGTAAGAGGTTGTCGGGTTTGATGTCGCAGTGAACGATGTTTCTGTCGTGGATGTAAGTGAGACCAGACAAGACATCTCTAGCGAACACTTTGGCCTCCGACTCAAGAAGCTCGCCGTGATTATCCTCGATCAAGTCGGCAATGGTTTTGCCAGAGCAATACTCGAGAATCAGATTGTATTGCGTAGAGTAGCCCTCGCGTGCGATCTCGTCGCCGTAGCAACGGACAATGAACGGAGATTGTAAACGGATCATGATCCTGCCTTCGTCCATGAGGCTTGAAGCGTGAGAAATCTCTGCGGTTTTGATGGCTCTGTCACCTGTATGGTGTGTCTTGCTTTTACTGGTACCTAGATAAACCGAACCGTACGCTCCTGTTCCGAGTAAGAGAAGTTTAACCCACGAGGACGAATTGATTCTGCCTCCGTCTAGGGTTACGTTGTCGGCGGAAGGTTTCTTCGGAAGGGCGGTCTCGAAAGATGCTTTGGTTATCTCTTTGACAGAGATACTAGtatgcttcttcttcatcaagttGGGCTTTCTAACGACCCTCAGAGTAATCTTAGCCATATTCTTCTATGGAAAAGGTTTCGTACGTAGATGGAGAACTAGCAACTTCGTGCTTGTGGAGAATGGAATGTGATGAAAACAGAAAGAGCTAGGGTGTGAGTTGGGTGGGACTCAAGTTACCTTTTTTATGCTCTTCtctatttcctttttcttttttttttttccttttttttttgtcactgctTCTCTATTTCCTTTTTTCATTAGGGTTAAACCCGAACCGCGTACTAGACGTGTAATTTCACTTGGACCACGTATCGGGtaattttgattagtaacttttaataaattttatgtgTTTGGGCCTTTGGGCCAGATAACGAATGAGCCTGTCTCATCCAAGAAATAACAATCACCGACTCACTCGGGATCTGAATCTAGGTCGATCGAGGGTTAAGCTATGGAGGCTGGAGATCGAGAAACTGGAGAATCGAATCTTCGGAGAAAGATAATTTCTATTGTTGGTTATTCAATTACCTTAGGGGTTCAATAGAGTTCGTTACTATTATTATCAGCCAAGATGGATGGTTTCAGGGATTAAGTGTCTGTATGTGTGGGCTGAGTAGGCACAATCACATCTTTAACTCTGAtgattaaaagtaaatatgcTGGATTTGTTGTCTGGTTGGGGGCTTTTGAAAACGTGATTGGACCTTCTCCACCCATACCATACAGACCCTTAATCCTGAATCCAaagctgagagagagagagagagagagagagcctcTTGCACTTTGTTTGGTTGTTACTTTTCATCATACAAGTTGACGACCAGCACACATGCACTCTGATTTTGGTATGTGTCTCTTTTGTTTCACATTTTCTGAATGCTCCTTTTCATTAATTTGTGAATTCGATTTGATGTGAGCTGGTGAGTATTTGTATGTTTTGTCATCACTCATCAGTAggatcaaaaattctattttctttgaaaataCTTACATGGAATGACATAAACATTATGACTCTCTCTAGCTTTTAGATTCTGCGTTAGTTGAAAACGAAGTGCAGATTCTGGTTTAGGCATAGCGACTCTAGAAGGTTGATGAATCGAAAGCCCTCACATCTGAATCTTTCAGTTGTTTCAAGCTCAAATGATCAGATGACTCTGCCTGAAAAGGCCGACTGCAAAAATCTCTGAAGTCAGGTACAACCATTAAGACAGTGGTGAGGATGCATTATGAGGTGGATCTCATGAAATTAGTTGGTGAAACTGTCTATCTCCCTATGCTTGATCACCGTTCTGCTCTTCTCCAAAAACCTTAGGTAGCCTAAGATATTAAGTGCACCTGTTAATGGCGGTGGATCTACAGGTAAAAAACCCTCTCAGAGATCACCTCTTGGAGTTTTATAATCACTCATTGCTCGAGTTTCTCTGTTTAGTACAGTAGCTAGTATAAGTAAACACATGATATTGCCATCTCTTTATGCAAATTAACAATCTTACAAGCATTTAATCTGTACTCAAAATGTTTGGTATAAAGGTCAAATTGGAGCTATTCAACTGGGTATCAGTAAGTAGGGCATTGCAAAACTGGGATCCACATATGCGGACAGCACTTCCAGCCGGTAAGCAAGATATTAAACGCATTGTAAAATCTGGTTATAATGTTCCTCAGTTGTTGTCGGTATGTCCGGTTAAATTGATTATTTCCAATGGGTCAAGCGTTAATTATCTTTCTCTTTATCTCTGTCTTAATTTTCATTGGTTCATAATCTACTTAGGGTTTGGAAGAATCACCGGAAAGTAACTTGTTCTTTTGGTCCcattcctttttctttcttgtagCAACACATTCCTCTATTACGACTCTCGAGTCTTGGAAACTTGAGTTCCGTTGGTTAGCGAGTCACATCGTTTGCAAGTTTTGTTCATGTTTCTTCAAAAGGTGTATTGACATTCAAGCATAACGAATTAACGATCAACTTATTATATGAATTACATTATTCACTAAATCTTTATTCTTCATGGTCGGGGTGTCCAATTCTCATAAGTCATAATCAAACAGGAATAGATTCTTTtcgtttatatataatttccaaTTTGAAAACTTGAAACATCTAGATGAAAACAAAATTGGATAAACTCTCTACCGCACCTTCCAAATTTGGCAAGCATGTTTGCGTAAAGACTTTCCATAAAAGTGCAATGAATGGATAAGAAACGCTGTTGATAACTTGTTGTATTCACTTGGATGCCCTCGTTTACATTACTTGCAATAGATGCATCGACTTCTCTATATTTCTTCACTCCCACTACAAGTACTAATAAAACTATTAGTTTCCCATCAAAATCCTTGGATATCCCTATTTCTTGCAATCTAAACaaataattcttttatttaCCTTTCATTTATGATAAATGACGAACTACATAATGAAATCaaaccatcttcttcttctcattctcAGTTTCTTCTCCCAACATCATAAACCAAAATAGATTTTGCTTCATCCAAGATCTCAAGGAATATAATGGGCATAAGAGTTTCATCGAAGATCAAAAGGCTTCTTGCATCCACaggtttttaaatttatgtttcatttttttgttaccACTGATGTTTTTACTACAACGTTCTCTATATTTTGATACAGCTTCGGGAAATTCAAGTCCCAAAGATGGTGATGACGTGGACGTCAGAGAAGAATATGCAAACGCCTTCCGCACAGAATCATACAATCAGTTTTGGACACGTGTCATTAGTTTAAACCGCAAAAAGCccaccttgtcttcttcttcttcaccgaTCGAATCATCCTCCACGTCAGCTCGTCTCATGTCATACCGCCTCTTCGCACATAACCTGCTAGAACCGGATCCGAACACCGTCAACAGAATCCTGGATTTATCCCGGGTCGGACGTCCCGCTCGTTCTCTTCTCGCTGATTACTTCTTGGAGACGGCAAACGCTTTCTTGCTTTGCACGCTATTACTTAAAAACATTCACCGTCTCCGTTCTAAGTACGAATCTCTGAAACCAAAATTTCAATCGGAGACACATAGTTCGTTGGCTTTCCTTGACCAATTCACGGAGCTATCAAGATGGTTCGACCCGTTTATCTCGTCGGGTTCTCGGATCCAGTTAACCAGAACCGGCTGCTTAAGCCTGCTAAAACGGTTAGAGTCTAGCCGAGACAAGACACGAACCAAACTCAAGCTCATCAACGGACTAACTCATAGCGCAGGCCTTCTCGTTTTGGCTCTAACCACCACGTTGATTGTTACCATCGCCTCCCACGCCTTTGCTTTGTTCATAGCCGGTCCGACCCTTTTAACCGGTCGATTCAAACCGGTTGGTCTAAGGAATAAGCTAACGAAAACTGCGGCTCGTCTGGACGTGGCAGCGAAAGGTACTTACATCTTAAGCCGTGATTTGGACACGATAAGCCGGTTAGTGACGCGGATAAATGATGAAGTGGAGCACGTACGAGCCATGGCTGAGTTTTGGGCTGGGAGAGGATCGGGTCGGGTTCGAGGCGGGGAAGAAGTGGCTCGAGAGTTGAAGAGATGTGAAGAGAGCTTCAGTGAAGAGCTTGATGAGCTTGAAGAACATATCTACTTGTGTTTCATGACTATTAACCGAGCAAGGAATCTTGTTGTAAGAGAGATTATGCATCCGGATGATCCACCTGATTGCTCATTCGCTCccaaatccaaataaaaatgtactaatttctaattatatatatactttttcaGTTACCATTTTAATTGTAAGTCTCCTTTATAGGGCAAAATGCATGTATATAGTAAGTTCTTTTTCCCAAAACTTGAATTTTCTATAggtgtcttcaaattattaaatagaagatgtaaatttaattataaaatatctaaaatacaaatagatgaccaaatatataaatatacattattaaTTTGTTTCCGAAAGTTTTTTAATGAACGTGTACGTAACTTTGTTTGAATATCaataaaactgttaaaattataaattataaaaaaaattgaaattaataaaaagaaatttacaTCATGACTTGTAAGATTCTCCTCCAAATCTTCTACATGTGTGTGTATGTTAGGCttgtataataaaaaaggaTATCAAAAAGAATTACAGGTCGCTAAAATTGGACTAACTTGTGTACCAGTGGTGGTAGGAGAGACTATTCATCGAGAAGGGTGGtcacttt
This genomic interval from Brassica napus cultivar Da-Ae chromosome A6, Da-Ae, whole genome shotgun sequence contains the following:
- the LOC106350108 gene encoding mitogen-activated protein kinase kinase kinase 17-like yields the protein MAKITLRVVRKPNLMKKKHTSISVKEITKASFETALPKKPSADNVTLDGGRINSSSWVKLLLLGTGAYGSVYLGTSKSKTHHTGDRAIKTAEISHASSLMDEGRIMIRLQSPFIVRCYGDEIAREGYSTQYNLILEYCSGKTIADLIEDNHGELLESEAKVFARDVLSGLTYIHDRNIVHCDIKPDNLLLSPTAVRFRSTGYLTKIGDFGLAMEKGSVEYGNGYGHKRGTTRYMSPELIGHGFVDFGADVWAFGCTVLEMLSGATVWGEYGDLAFDDWVNLIGHSDRMPHVPAWLSKEALDFLSRCLERDVNKRWSTLELKNHPFVLL
- the LOC106347443 gene encoding UPF0496 protein At3g49070-like — protein: MGIRVSSKIKRLLASTASGNSSPKDGDDVDVREEYANAFRTESYNQFWTRVISLNRKKPTLSSSSSPIESSSTSARLMSYRLFAHNLLEPDPNTVNRILDLSRVGRPARSLLADYFLETANAFLLCTLLLKNIHRLRSKYESLKPKFQSETHSSLAFLDQFTELSRWFDPFISSGSRIQLTRTGCLSLLKRLESSRDKTRTKLKLINGLTHSAGLLVLALTTTLIVTIASHAFALFIAGPTLLTGRFKPVGLRNKLTKTAARLDVAAKGTYILSRDLDTISRLVTRINDEVEHVRAMAEFWAGRGSGRVRGGEEVARELKRCEESFSEELDELEEHIYLCFMTINRARNLVVREIMHPDDPPDCSFAPKSK